One genomic region from Artemia franciscana chromosome 17, ASM3288406v1, whole genome shotgun sequence encodes:
- the LOC136037682 gene encoding Kruppel-like factor 2 isoform X2: MSLTDDPLISDALFTEFPDIELPIQEQEDNSLAWIAEIDITPLQDITHEVEKPPDEDLLSHLIKPLDGYMYLNNSFDDPWMENRNFSSQFPTQNQNRWHNCQYYDGQLSSVYNEEHLAVHDYATKRYAVNYVEEETNYYSNCSPYHISETPSSLPRIKIPNKATVADEKKEEERIFECTVEGCGKLYAKASHLKAHLRRHTGEKPFHCNWPNCGWRFSRSDELSRHKRSHSGYKPYECLACRKKFSRFIDVRESSVSVVAILYLLLVGAVACQTHF; the protein is encoded by the exons acaGATGACCCATTAATTTCTGATGCCTTATTTACGGAATTTCCAGATATAGAATTACCAATACAAGAACAAGAAGATAACAGTCTGGCATGGATTGCCGAAATCGACATCACACCTTTACAAGATATTACACATGAGGTAGAAAAGCCGCCAGATGAAGATCTTCTAAGTCATCTAATTAAACCTTTAGATGGATACATGTACCTTAATAATAGCTTTGATGATCCTTGGATGGAGAATAGGAATTTTTCGTCCCAATTTCCaacacaaaatcaaaatagaTGGCATAACTGTCAGTATTACGACGGTCAACTATCGTCGGTATATAACGAAGAACATTTAGCCGTGCATGATTACGCAACAAAAAGATACGCA gTAAATTACGTAGAAGAGGAAACTAATTACTATTCAAATTGTTCTCCTTACCACATCAGTGAGACACCAAGCTCTTTACCCAGAATAAAGATTCCAAATAAAGCAACAGTTGcagatgaaaaaaaggaagaagagcGTATTTTTGAATGTACAGTAGAAGGTTGTGGCAAACTTTATGCGAAAGCATCCCATTTGAAAGCTCATTTACGAAGACATACAG gGGAAAAACCGTTCCATTGTAATTGGCCAAACTGTGGGTGGAGGTTTTCAAGGTCAGACGAGCTGTCCCGCCACAAGAGATCTCACTCTGGATACAAGCCGTATGAATGCCTTGCCTGTCGAAAGAAATTTTCAAG gttCATAGACGTGAGAGAATCCTCAGTCAGTGTAGTGGCAATCCTGTATCTGTTGCTGGTAGGCGCGGTCGCTTGCCAAACTCACTTTTGA
- the LOC136037682 gene encoding Kruppel-like factor 2 isoform X1 translates to MSLTDDPLISDALFTEFPDIELPIQEQEDNSLAWIAEIDITPLQDITHEVEKPPDEDLLSHLIKPLDGYMYLNNSFDDPWMENRNFSSQFPTQNQNRWHNCQYYDGQLSSVYNEEHLAVHDYATKRYAVNYVEEETNYYSNCSPYHISETPSSLPRIKIPNKATVADEKKEEERIFECTVEGCGKLYAKASHLKAHLRRHTGEKPFHCNWPNCGWRFSRSDELSRHKRSHSGYKPYECLACRKKFSRSDHLAKHLKVHRRERILSQCSGNPVSVAGRRGRLPNSLLKIIQEREAQLQTPQQPIPPSSTTLNVQPIPPMELLPPLVNIQSIPPFVKTHCIQ, encoded by the exons acaGATGACCCATTAATTTCTGATGCCTTATTTACGGAATTTCCAGATATAGAATTACCAATACAAGAACAAGAAGATAACAGTCTGGCATGGATTGCCGAAATCGACATCACACCTTTACAAGATATTACACATGAGGTAGAAAAGCCGCCAGATGAAGATCTTCTAAGTCATCTAATTAAACCTTTAGATGGATACATGTACCTTAATAATAGCTTTGATGATCCTTGGATGGAGAATAGGAATTTTTCGTCCCAATTTCCaacacaaaatcaaaatagaTGGCATAACTGTCAGTATTACGACGGTCAACTATCGTCGGTATATAACGAAGAACATTTAGCCGTGCATGATTACGCAACAAAAAGATACGCA gTAAATTACGTAGAAGAGGAAACTAATTACTATTCAAATTGTTCTCCTTACCACATCAGTGAGACACCAAGCTCTTTACCCAGAATAAAGATTCCAAATAAAGCAACAGTTGcagatgaaaaaaaggaagaagagcGTATTTTTGAATGTACAGTAGAAGGTTGTGGCAAACTTTATGCGAAAGCATCCCATTTGAAAGCTCATTTACGAAGACATACAG gGGAAAAACCGTTCCATTGTAATTGGCCAAACTGTGGGTGGAGGTTTTCAAGGTCAGACGAGCTGTCCCGCCACAAGAGATCTCACTCTGGATACAAGCCGTATGAATGCCTTGCCTGTCGAAAGAAATTTTCAAGGTCAGACCACCTTGCTAAACATTTAAAG gttCATAGACGTGAGAGAATCCTCAGTCAGTGTAGTGGCAATCCTGTATCTGTTGCTGGTAGGCGCGGTCGCTTGCCAAACTCACTTTTGAAAATTATACAAGAACGAGAAGCACAACTACAAACCCCTCAGCAACCAATACCGCCTTCCTCCACCACTTTAAACGTGCAGCCCATTCCACCTATGGAACTTCTTCCACCGCTTGTAAATATCCAATCCATTCCGCCTTTTGTGAAAACCCACTGCATCCAATga